In Chryseobacterium sp., the genomic window GTTTCCATTAAATATTCACCGTTGGGAATAGCAAAAGCCGAAAATCGGGAACGCATCAATGCCTCCGCAGTCGGAGCATGTTTCTCTCCGGTATGATAAGGTTTGCAGCATTCTTCGTAGGATTTTCCTGAACAGCAGGGACAGTCCATATCGTTGATTTTAAATTTTGAAGCACAAAAATAATAAATATCAATAGAAACGGCTTCCGCATATTTGAATTTTATGATTTATAATGCAACCAATATGCTGAAGTGAAGAATTTCAAATTCAATAGGAATGGGCTTTAGCCCGTTAAAAATAGACAAACAAAAATCCACCGGCTTTAGCCGAAACATAGAAAATCTTATCTCTCGAGATGTGTTTAGGTCTGTATAAAAAAGAAGCACTCTAAAAGAATGCTTCTTATTAATTTATTTAATAAACCCTCTGTTTCTTAATAAAGGTTTGATATCCGGATCATGTCCTGTGAAATCTCTGAATGCCTGGTTCAGATCTACAGAATTACCTACGGAAAGGATATATTTTCTGAAACGGTCACCATTTTCTCGGGTTAACCCTCCATTGTTTTTGATCCATTCCCATGCATCATTATCCAATGTCTCAGACCATAGATAGGCATAATATCCCGCTGAATAGCCTCCGCCCCAGATGTGTGCAAAATAAGGAGTGTGATATCTAGGAGGAACTGTTGCTAAAGTAAATCCGTGATTTGCCAAAGATTGTTTTTCAAAATCTAAAACAGGGATAAACTGGCTTTCGTTAGTGACCGTATGCCAATCCATATCCAGTTCAGCAGCAGAAACCAATTCAGTGGTCATATACCCCTGGTTGAAAGTCGCTGCTTTTTTGATTTTATCAACCAACGTCTGTGGAATTGGCTGTTTTGTTTCGTAATGAACCGCATAATTTTTCAGAACAACCGGATCTAAAGCCCAGTGCTCATTGATCTGTGACGGGAACTCTACAAAGTCTCTCGGTACGTTGGTTCCTGACAGAGAAGGATATTTCTGGCTGGCAAACATTCCGTGAATGGAGTGACCAAATTCATGGAATATCGTTGACACATCATCATAGCTGATTAATGAAGGTTTTCCCGGAGCTGGTTTCTGATAATTGTAACAGTTGACGATTACCGGTTTTGTTCCCAATAAATAAGACTGCTCAACAAAGTTACTCATCCAGGCACCGCCGTTTTTAGAATCTCTTGTGTAGAAATCCAGATAATAGATCGCAATGGATTTTCCATCGTGATCGAAAACTTCATACGTCACTACATCAGGATGATAGACAGGAAGATCTGTTCTCTTTTTGAAAGTAAGACCATAGAATTTTTCAGCAGCAAAGAAAACCCCTTTTTCCAGAACAGTGGTGATTTCAAAATATGGCTTTATCTCACTCTCGTCCAGATCAAATTTCGCCTTTCTTACTTGTTCAGCATAGAAATTCCAGTCCCATGGTTCTACTTTGAAACCTCCTTTTTGCTGGTCGATCAGATCCTGAATATCTTTTGCTTCCCGTTTTGCGGTTTCCACTGCCGGAGTGGCAATCTGGTTCATCAGTTGGGTAGCGGCTTCCGGAGTTTTGGCCATCTGATCCTGAAGTTTCCACGCGGCAAAGTTTTTCTTTCCTAAAACCTGAGCTTTTTTAAGTCTGAGCTTAGCCAGCTTTTCAATCGTTTCTCGGGTGTCATTAGCATCTCCTTTTTCAGCTCTGGACCATGAAGCTTTGAATAACTTTTCTCTGGTAGCTCTGTTTTTTAAATTTTGTAAAAGAGGCTGCTGGGTTGTATTTTGTAAAGCCAAAAGGTATTTTCCTGGCTGTCCTGCCGTTTTGGCATCCGCTGCTGCCGCTGCAATCTCGTCAGCAGAAAGTCCGTCCAGTTCTTTGGCATCAGAAAAGAATATGCCGCCCTGCTTTCTTGCCTCCAGTAATTTATTGGAATACTGAGTGGAAAGGGAAGCCAGTTCCTGGTTGATCTGCTTTAATTTTTCCTTATCTGCAGTAGAAAGGTTCGCTCCTGCAATTTCAAAATTCTGTTTATAATATTGTACCAGCCTTTTGCTTTCAGAATCAAGTCCGTTTTCTTGGATTGACTGTATTCTTTTATAAAGATTTTCATTCAGATACATTTTATCGGAATGAGCGGCAAAAATAGGCGCATATTCTTCATCTAAAGCCTGTAAGGTCGGGTTGGTATTGGCACTTGTCAAATTGGAGAAGACAATTTGTGCTCTTCTCAATACTTCGCCGCTTTTTTCAAGCGCAACGATAGTATTTTCGAAAGTAGGGGCCGACGGATTATTGGCAATTTTTATAATTTCAGCTTCATGTTGTTTTAAACCGAAGTCAAAAGCAGGTTTGAAATGCTCATTTTTAATTTTGTCAAATTCCGGGGCTTCGTACTGAAGCCTGCTTTTCTTCATAAAAGGATTTGAAGATAAAGAAGGGTCGGGTGCAGGAAGTTCCTGTTGAGTATCGGTTTGTTTCATTGTAGTACAAGATTGATTGAACGCCAAAGCAGAAATTAATAATACCGATGAAATATTCTTCATAAAATAGTTGTTATTAAAGCATAAAGATATTAAAAACTTGCATCATAGAAGGTATTTGGGCGAATGTATTTAGCGGAACAGATTGGCGTATTTCAAATGAATAAGAGTGAAGGCTGCCGTCTGAGGGTGTATTTCAAAAGACTGATGCTACAGGCAGGCATAGTATTTTTCAAACATGATGTAATATTTTTCATAAATTAGTTGTTATAAATAATAATAGCAGAATAATAATCTATAAAATAAATAATCATGAAAACAAGGACTCTTTTTATTTTTTCAGCCTTAGTGGTATTAGCCTCATGTAATGAAAGACATGAGAAAAAAAACAGGGATAAAAGTGACTGGGTGGAAAAAGTAATCAGCAAGGAAAGCGGCCCCGTACAGCAAAAAGAATTCAATGGCGACTTTGATGAAATTCAGGTTTCTCAGGCGATAGAAGCTGAAGTGATAAAATCAGAAACCGAAAAAGTTGTGATTTCTGCTCCTCAAAGCATCATCGGTGAAATTCTTGTCGATAATGATGGCGGAAAACTGCATATTCACTATAAGCCAGGTATCCGAGTGATGAATACCAATAAAGTAACAGCAAAGATTTATGCTAAAGATTTTACAAAACTTATCGCCGGATCGGCAGCAAGTATCCGAGTGAAAGATAAATTTACACAGGAAAAAACAGATGTTGATATATCGAGTGCAGGAAGTATTTCCGGGAATCTGGAAGCCAACGACCTGGAAATTAATGTTAACAGCAGCAGCAGCTTCAGCGGAAAAATCTGGGCTGTGAATCTTGATATTGAAGCTTCATCAGGAGCGAGCATTGATATTTCAGGAAAGACCAAAAACGCTGATGTCAGCTCTTCTTCAGGCAGCAGTATTTCGGCCAAAGAAGTTATTGCAGATCATGTAAAAGCAGATGCCTCCAGTGGGGGAAGTGTTGAGATAAGCGCCGTTTCTACCGTTAAAGCAGAAGCATCTTCCGGTGGAAATGTAGATATATCTAAAAAAGGCGAACTTAAAACGGTAAGTAAAGAAGAAAGCAGCGGCGGAAGTGTAACGATCCAATAAATTAACCCTAGGGTTCGTCCTCCTCTTCTTCATCTGCAGATGAGGAACCTTCCCAATTTTTATTGTCAAAATTAAGATTGTCATAAGCTAATAATTCCTCCTCTCGTTGGAGGATTTCTTTTGTGGTAAACAGCAGGATTTCATCCTCATTATCCTGGGCTTTGGCCAATCTTCTGATAGATGCTTTATCTATTGCCATAAATCTCTGCCCGAGACGCCTTGCTGCGTATTTTCTCATTCCTGTCTCATGAAGTACATCAACAGCCATATCCACAGCAGTTCCTAAAGTCTCACGGTAGATGTGGTTAATTCCATTATTGAGATAATCATAGGCATCAATCCTGTTTTTGGCTCTTACAAAAATTTTCACATTCGGATAATGTTCGCGGACCAGATCTGCAATGAATTTGTTATCATCCGGATCATCCAGGCATAAAACCAAAATTTCTGCCTCCTCAATTCCTGCAGCTCTTAAAATAGGAATTCTGGTGGCATCTCCATAATATACTTTAAAACCATAGCTCCGAAGAAGTTTTACACGATCTGAATCTCTGTCCAACACAGTAGCTGGTATTTTGTTAGCCTTTAAGAGACGGCCAACCGTGCTTCCAAAGTGGCCAAACCCTACAATGATAATTTTCTTTTGGGCCACATCACTATCAAGAATATTGAAATCATGATCTTCTTCAGGAATTTCTTTGATGAATTTCGGAGTAATCAATTTATCATTTATAATCAGGAGCACAGGGGTTATACACATGGTAATAGCCGTAACAGCCATAAGCTGTGCATTCAGTTCCGGGCTTAAAAGATAAAGATCAGAAGCATAATTGATCAGTACAAAAGCAAATTCTCCTACCTGAGAAAGAGCAAATGCATAGAAAAGACTCTGCGGGGTATCGATCCTGAAAAATTTTCCGATGGTATATAAAACGATGAACTTAACGGTCAATACGGCAAAGACCGTACTGAAAATGAACAAAGGATCCTGTTGGATAATGTTAAAGTTGATCGTAGAACCTACACTGACGAAAAAGACCGCCAGCAGCAATCCTTTAAAGGGATTGATCTGTGCTTCCAGTTCGTGGCGGAATTCACTGTTGGCAAGCATAACTCCGGCAAGGAAAGCTCCTAATGCAGGCGAAAGCCCAATAACGACCATCAGTTCAGAAACTCCAATCACCAGAAATAGGGACGAGGCGGTCAGCAGCTCTGTCATTCCTGCTTTTGAAACATACCGTAAAAAAGGAACAAATATATATCTTCCCAGTAAGATCAGTATGGCTACTCCGATAATTACAGTTCCGGCTTGCAGCCATTCCGGCAGTTTCTGAATCAGGATCTGAATTTCGTTATCATGATGCTTTGCTTTGTAATTGGCAATGATCGGAAGTATCGCCAGAATAGGAATGACTGAAATATCCTGAAACAGCAGGGTGGAAAATGAAGCTTCTCCTGCCGTTGTTTTAAGGTTGTTTTTTTCCTGTAACGTCTGCAGGACAATAGCCGTGGAAGATAAGGCAAAACACATGGCCACAGCAATTGCTTTATCTATTCTCCAGCCTACACTGATGAACACCAGAAACAGTAATGAAATCGTAAGGAGCATCTGGGTGAGACCCAGTCCCATTATTTTCTTACGCATTTCCCAAAATTTCCGGGGCTCCAGCTCCAGGCCAACGATAAATAAGAGCATAATAACCCCAAATTCACTGGCATGCATAATATCATTGACATTATTTCCGGTCAGTCTGAGCACGTACGGACCTATAATAATTCCTCCTAAAATATAACCGATCACAGAGCTTAAACCCAATTTTCTGGCCAGTGGAACCATAATAATGGCCACCCCGAGGAAAATTAATATACTCATCGCTAAGCTCGATTCCATAGACTATTGATTGAGAAGTTCTGTAAATTCTTTTTTATGTAAAATAATTTCTTTTTTAGATAACTTATTAGCTTCGTAAACGATCTTGATGTGTTTGATGTCAGCCTTGAAAACCTTTAAAGAAACAAGAAGCCCGCTGATCAGTTCTTCAATGGTGTATTCATAGGTTCCTGTTTTGCTGAAAGACCTTTCTTTTCCTCCGGTGGTTACAAGGATATAAACCTCTTTATTCTCCAGGGGATTGTGTTTTCCGGGCTGTAGCCAGTCCCGGTCAAAGACTTCATCGATCCACAATCTTAATAAGGGAGGCATTCCAAACCATATCAATGGAAACTGAAAGATAAAGCGGTCATAATTTGCCAGGCGTTTTCTTTCTCTGAAAGCGGCAATATGAAAGTCAGGATATTCTTCGTATAGATCTCTTAAGGTATAATGCTGATGGCGAACGTAGAAATTGATGAGCTCTACATTCGAATTGGAGTGCTCCAGATAGGGGTGTGCAAATACTACCAACGTCTTCTTCATAATCCTGTTTTCAGTAAATATAGTAAAAAAATATTGAAAGAAAGAAGGTTTTTGTGTTGATTTATTAATTTTTTAACATGTTAAAGTCAAATTAACGTTAATAAAAGTCAAAAAAATGGGATTTTTTTATGTTTTAAACAAAAAATCAGGCCGTAAAGACCTGATCTGTATTTTTTATGGTATAGTACTACTGTATGGAAGACTACCATCCTCCGGATGCACCGCCTCCGCCGAAGCTTCCACCGCCGCCGAAGCCTCCGAATCCGCCACCGCCGCCGGAACTTCCACCACCAAAGCCGCCGCCTCCGAAGCTGCCGGGGAATGGGAAAAAGCCGCCAGGATAGTTTCTGCGTCCCCTTCTGCTGATGATCACATCGTCGTCGTCATTATTTCCGCCGCCACGTCCGCCGCCACTGTTACCAAAGAGAATGGCAATAATGATAAAGATAATAAAAGCGATCACCAGTACTTTAAATGCACTTCCGTTACCGGAAGGAGCGGTGGTTTCTACAGGTTTAAATTTTCCCTGAACAGCCTCCATAATTGCTGAGGTACCCCGGTTTATCCCTTCATACCAGAGCCCTTTCCTGAAATTAGGCGTAACAATGTAATCTAAGATCTGCCCTGCAACTGATGCCGTCAGGTATTGTTCTACAGCTCTTCCCTGCTGGATAGACATGGTTCTGTCTTCGGTAGCAATAAGGAAAACCACTCCGTTGTCCACCCCTTTTTTTCCGATCTTCCATTTCTGACCAAACATGGTTGCCAAAAAGTTGACATCTTCTCCTTTGGTAGACTTGATGATGACCACTTCAATTTCCGTTGAGGTGGTGTCTGCAAATTTGATCAGCTTGTTGTTCAGCTCATCTTTTTCCTGCTGGGAAAGAAGACCGGCTTCATCAAATACCGGATACAGCACTGCCGGTTTTTCAGGAATGGTATATTGTGCTGATACAAAGGTGTAAAAGCAGATCAGTAAAAATGAAAATACTATTTTAAGAGAACGTAATTTCATTTGGGAGTTGATTTGGGTTTTCTCCTTCTACAGGAAAATGTTTTTTGAGTTCAAGGCCGGTTTCGAGGATTGCACTTTTCAATGCTTTATAATAATTTCCTTTGGCAAATTCAGCCGTAATATAGTCATGCAGATGATCCCAATACGATTGGTTTACTTTTTCATGGATCCCGATATCTCCAATGATGGTCAGGTATTTTTGTTCAAAATTAATATGAAAAAGCACCGCATTTCGATCAGTTGTTTTATCCATGCGAAGCTCTTTGAAAACTTCAAATGCGGTTTTTGCAGTGCGCTCTTCCGTATTGGAATCAATGTGCACCCTGATCTCGCCCGTAGAATGGTCTTCTGCTGACTGAATCGCTTCCACAAGGGAAGCGATCTGCTGATTTGTAAGGAAATTACTCATTATTTGAATACTTCAGGGGCCTTTTGGGCTCCAGCCTCAGCTTTGAAATAAGGTTTTTCTTTAAAGTTGGTAAAATTCGCCAAAATATTATTCGGGAAAGTTTTGATAGAGGTATTGTAATCCTGTGCTGCTTCGTTGTAGTAAACCGTTTCGGTTCTGATGCTGTTTTCAATAGCGGTATACTCTCTCTGGAAGTTGATATACTGCTGGTCTGCTTTTAAGTTCGGATAAGACTCCACCACAGCCATCAATCTGCTTAAAGCACCTGATAACTCACCTTGTGCAGCCTGGAATTTAGCGATATCAGCATCGGTCATATTGGTAGGATCAATATTGATAGAAGTCGCTTTAGAACGGGCTTCAACTACCTGAGTCAAAGTTTCCTGTTCAAATTTCGAATAAGATTTTACCGTTCTTTCCAGATTCGGAATAAGATTCGCTCTTTTTTGATACACCGTCTCAATATTAGACCATTTTGTGTTGACATTCTGTTCTTTGGTTACAAAGCTGTTATATCCGCTTTTTCCCCAGAAGAATAAAACAGCAACAATAATAAGGAGGGCAATACCGATTGTTCCAGCGCCCAGACATCCTTTATTTTTCATAGTTTATTTTTTTTAATTTTTTGTGCTAATCAAATATACAAATTATGTGCTAATTTTGTAAAAAATTATATTTGAATGATAACAATAGTGGTAGCGATGGGAGAGAAGAATGAAATTGGTTTTGAAAACCGGTTGCTTTGGCATCTTCCGAAAGATTTAAAACATTTTAAAGAGATTACCTCAGGACATCCGGTGATTATGGGAAGAAAAACATACGAAAGTATTGGAAAACCTCTTCCTAACAGGACCAATATTGTTGTTTCAAGAAAGAAAGACTGGTTTGAGGAAGGAATTCTTATCGTAGGAAGCCTTAAAGAAGCCGTGAAGTTTGCCAAAAAAATCGATGAAGAAGTTTTTATTATCGGGGGTGGTAATATTTATCAGCAAACAATGGATTTTGTGGATAAGTTAGAAGTTACTTTAGTAAAGGCGGATCTTGAAGCAGATACGTTCTTCCCTACAATAGATGGGAAAATCTGGAAAAAAACAAATGAGACCTGCCACGAAAAAGATGAGAAAAACTCATATGATTTCTGCTTTCAGACCTATGAAAAGATAAAGGGCGAAGAGTTGTAGGAATTCTAACGGCTAACTTCTAGCTTCTAATCTCTAATTTATTTATCTTTGCACTTCTAAAATTTAATAATGAATAAATACATCAAAATTGTAATAGCAGCGCTTCTTATCCTTACAGGAGCTTATATGATGTTTTTTACAAGAAATATCGGTTGGGGGTTGTCATATTCCTTCTTGCTGCATTCCCTATTTTGCTTTTCTTTAAAAATGAATATATTCTTCTGGCTTTCTGGCAATTGAGAAAACAGAATATGGAAAAGGCTGCAGAATGGCTGACTAAGATCACCAATTATCAGACTCAGCTTCATCGATCTCAATACGGATACTTCCACTATTTATTAGGATTGACACAAGCCCAGGACCATCCAGCGAAAGTAGAGCCTCTGATGAAAAAAGCATTGGAGTACGGCTTGAATATGAAGCATGACAGAGCAATGGCTACTTTAAATCTTGCCGCTGCGGCTATTTCTAAAGGAAGAAAACAGGAAGGGCAGAAGCTGTTGGAAGAAGCTAAGCGTTTAGACAGCGCAGGAATGATGACGGACCAGATCAAAATGATGAAAGATCAGTTGAAAATGCCATCCATGCAGAAGCATATGCACAATCCGAATATGAGACAGAGAGGAAAATTCTTTTAATGAAGAAAACCATAAAAATAAAAACATCTAATCCAATAGGTGTTTTTTTTTATTTCAAAGAATTTACATTTCCGAATTTTGATCATAGCCGTAAAACTTAGGCATCTGCCAGTGGTATTTCACTGCGAAAGTCCTAATGGCAACAATCAGCAAAATGGTAAAGATCTGTATAAAAGTAAATGATAGCGGGGTGTATTGGGTCATCAATAAAAATGCTGCTCCTCCCACAATACATGCTGTAGCATAGATTTCTTTTCTGAAAATCAAAGGAATCCTGTTAAGTAGAATGTCCCGGATAATCCCTCCGAAGCAGCCTGTAATAGTACCTAAGGCAATGCAGATCATAGGATGAATACCGGCATTCAATCCTTTCTGAACACCAATGATGGTAAACAGTCCCAGTCCGAAACTGTCGAAGATAAACAGGGTTACCTTAAAATTCTTTTCCAGAGATTTGAATACCATTGAAAATATGCTGGTAATCAGGATTAATGAACACATCAGCAGGTCATGCATCCAGAATACAGGAATATCCAGGAGAAGATCCCTTACAGTTCCTCCTCCTACAGAAGTCACAAAGGCAATGATAAGCACCCCAAACGGATCAAGCCGTTTCTGCATGGCTGCGAAACTTCCTGACATGGAAAAGGAGATGGTTCCAAGTACTTCTATGGCAAAGTTGAACTGTTCGTGCATATAATGTGAGTCATCAATAATGAGCAATGAGTAATAAAAATTATGCCATTTAAATTTGAGATAATTTAAACTTATAAGTAGTCATAACCTTTACAAGTTCTTCGCATTCTGTCTTTAAATGTAGAATTTTTTCCGGATTTAAATATTCTAATTCTTCAATAATTTCAAGCCAAAGTTGAGTTTCATCAATTTCTTCAACTACTATGCACATTTTAGCACATTTTTCTTTCTCCGATCTTGCTCTGGATACCGCTCTGTAATTAGCAGCCACAGAAGTTGCGGATCTGACAATTTGTTTCCTTATTATTGAAAAATCATCCGAATAAGGTAATAAAGAAAGAGTTCTAATGATAGCAATAGAAAAACTTTTGGTTCTTTCCCGGAAAATTTGGTTAAAATCTATCCTATCAAAATTACTCATTACTTATTGCTCATTACTTATATTTATCTCTCCACCCTCACCGAATCCGGAACCATCAGTTCATATTCTCCGCCATGAGTGATAATCTCCCTTACAATGCTGCTGCTGATAAAGGATTTTCCGGAAGAGGTCAATAAAAATACGGTTTCCAGTTTTTTGTGGGCTAAAGTTCTGTTGGTATGGGCGATTGCTTTTTCGAATTCAAAATCAGCAGGATTTCTCAGCCCTCTGATAATGTACTGTGCATTTTTTTC contains:
- a CDS encoding NAD(P)H-dependent oxidoreductase yields the protein MKKTLVVFAHPYLEHSNSNVELINFYVRHQHYTLRDLYEEYPDFHIAAFRERKRLANYDRFIFQFPLIWFGMPPLLRLWIDEVFDRDWLQPGKHNPLENKEVYILVTTGGKERSFSKTGTYEYTIEELISGLLVSLKVFKADIKHIKIVYEANKLSKKEIILHKKEFTELLNQ
- a CDS encoding LemA family protein, which gives rise to MKNKGCLGAGTIGIALLIIVAVLFFWGKSGYNSFVTKEQNVNTKWSNIETVYQKRANLIPNLERTVKSYSKFEQETLTQVVEARSKATSINIDPTNMTDADIAKFQAAQGELSGALSRLMAVVESYPNLKADQQYINFQREYTAIENSIRTETVYYNEAAQDYNTSIKTFPNNILANFTNFKEKPYFKAEAGAQKAPEVFK
- a CDS encoding monovalent cation:proton antiporter-2 (CPA2) family protein; this translates as MESSLAMSILIFLGVAIIMVPLARKLGLSSVIGYILGGIIIGPYVLRLTGNNVNDIMHASEFGVIMLLFIVGLELEPRKFWEMRKKIMGLGLTQMLLTISLLFLVFISVGWRIDKAIAVAMCFALSSTAIVLQTLQEKNNLKTTAGEASFSTLLFQDISVIPILAILPIIANYKAKHHDNEIQILIQKLPEWLQAGTVIIGVAILILLGRYIFVPFLRYVSKAGMTELLTASSLFLVIGVSELMVVIGLSPALGAFLAGVMLANSEFRHELEAQINPFKGLLLAVFFVSVGSTINFNIIQQDPLFIFSTVFAVLTVKFIVLYTIGKFFRIDTPQSLFYAFALSQVGEFAFVLINYASDLYLLSPELNAQLMAVTAITMCITPVLLIINDKLITPKFIKEIPEEDHDFNILDSDVAQKKIIIVGFGHFGSTVGRLLKANKIPATVLDRDSDRVKLLRSYGFKVYYGDATRIPILRAAGIEEAEILVLCLDDPDDNKFIADLVREHYPNVKIFVRAKNRIDAYDYLNNGINHIYRETLGTAVDMAVDVLHETGMRKYAARRLGQRFMAIDKASIRRLAKAQDNEDEILLFTTKEILQREEELLAYDNLNFDNKNWEGSSSADEEEEDEP
- a CDS encoding M3 family metallopeptidase, whose product is MKNISSVLLISALAFNQSCTTMKQTDTQQELPAPDPSLSSNPFMKKSRLQYEAPEFDKIKNEHFKPAFDFGLKQHEAEIIKIANNPSAPTFENTIVALEKSGEVLRRAQIVFSNLTSANTNPTLQALDEEYAPIFAAHSDKMYLNENLYKRIQSIQENGLDSESKRLVQYYKQNFEIAGANLSTADKEKLKQINQELASLSTQYSNKLLEARKQGGIFFSDAKELDGLSADEIAAAAADAKTAGQPGKYLLALQNTTQQPLLQNLKNRATREKLFKASWSRAEKGDANDTRETIEKLAKLRLKKAQVLGKKNFAAWKLQDQMAKTPEAATQLMNQIATPAVETAKREAKDIQDLIDQQKGGFKVEPWDWNFYAEQVRKAKFDLDESEIKPYFEITTVLEKGVFFAAEKFYGLTFKKRTDLPVYHPDVVTYEVFDHDGKSIAIYYLDFYTRDSKNGGAWMSNFVEQSYLLGTKPVIVNCYNYQKPAPGKPSLISYDDVSTIFHEFGHSIHGMFASQKYPSLSGTNVPRDFVEFPSQINEHWALDPVVLKNYAVHYETKQPIPQTLVDKIKKAATFNQGYMTTELVSAAELDMDWHTVTNESQFIPVLDFEKQSLANHGFTLATVPPRYHTPYFAHIWGGGYSAGYYAYLWSETLDNDAWEWIKNNGGLTRENGDRFRKYILSVGNSVDLNQAFRDFTGHDPDIKPLLRNRGFIK
- a CDS encoding trimeric intracellular cation channel family protein, which translates into the protein MHEQFNFAIEVLGTISFSMSGSFAAMQKRLDPFGVLIIAFVTSVGGGTVRDLLLDIPVFWMHDLLMCSLILITSIFSMVFKSLEKNFKVTLFIFDSFGLGLFTIIGVQKGLNAGIHPMICIALGTITGCFGGIIRDILLNRIPLIFRKEIYATACIVGGAAFLLMTQYTPLSFTFIQIFTILLIVAIRTFAVKYHWQMPKFYGYDQNSEM
- a CDS encoding dihydrofolate reductase; this translates as MITIVVAMGEKNEIGFENRLLWHLPKDLKHFKEITSGHPVIMGRKTYESIGKPLPNRTNIVVSRKKDWFEEGILIVGSLKEAVKFAKKIDEEVFIIGGGNIYQQTMDFVDKLEVTLVKADLEADTFFPTIDGKIWKKTNETCHEKDEKNSYDFCFQTYEKIKGEEL
- a CDS encoding TPM domain-containing protein, whose product is MSNFLTNQQIASLVEAIQSAEDHSTGEIRVHIDSNTEERTAKTAFEVFKELRMDKTTDRNAVLFHINFEQKYLTIIGDIGIHEKVNQSYWDHLHDYITAEFAKGNYYKALKSAILETGLELKKHFPVEGENPNQLPNEITFS
- a CDS encoding four helix bundle protein — encoded protein: MSNFDRIDFNQIFRERTKSFSIAIIRTLSLLPYSDDFSIIRKQIVRSATSVAANYRAVSRARSEKEKCAKMCIVVEEIDETQLWLEIIEELEYLNPEKILHLKTECEELVKVMTTYKFKLSQI
- the coaD gene encoding pantetheine-phosphate adenylyltransferase, translating into MKIAVFPGSFDPITLGHYDIIERAAPLFDKLIIAIGQNSQKKYMFPLEKRMEFIQNSVAEFPNVEVDSFEGLTVDYCFEKNAQYIIRGLRNPADFEFEKAIAHTNRTLAHKKLETVFLLTSSGKSFISSSIVREIITHGGEYELMVPDSVRVER
- a CDS encoding YgcG family protein, yielding MKLRSLKIVFSFLLICFYTFVSAQYTIPEKPAVLYPVFDEAGLLSQQEKDELNNKLIKFADTTSTEIEVVIIKSTKGEDVNFLATMFGQKWKIGKKGVDNGVVFLIATEDRTMSIQQGRAVEQYLTASVAGQILDYIVTPNFRKGLWYEGINRGTSAIMEAVQGKFKPVETTAPSGNGSAFKVLVIAFIIFIIIAILFGNSGGGRGGGNNDDDDVIISRRGRRNYPGGFFPFPGSFGGGGFGGGSSGGGGGFGGFGGGGSFGGGGASGGW
- a CDS encoding head GIN domain-containing protein, coding for MKTRTLFIFSALVVLASCNERHEKKNRDKSDWVEKVISKESGPVQQKEFNGDFDEIQVSQAIEAEVIKSETEKVVISAPQSIIGEILVDNDGGKLHIHYKPGIRVMNTNKVTAKIYAKDFTKLIAGSAASIRVKDKFTQEKTDVDISSAGSISGNLEANDLEINVNSSSSFSGKIWAVNLDIEASSGASIDISGKTKNADVSSSSGSSISAKEVIADHVKADASSGGSVEISAVSTVKAEASSGGNVDISKKGELKTVSKEESSGGSVTIQ